In Glandiceps talaboti chromosome 16, keGlaTala1.1, whole genome shotgun sequence, a single window of DNA contains:
- the LOC144447773 gene encoding transforming growth factor-beta-induced protein ig-h3-like — protein sequence MTLLKEVLKMHVVSGNVMSMSLSNNKMLQAMGGNMLRANIYMHGKTLITVNGAVVESFDHRASNGVVHIIDRVIEFKSTHNIVELLKNIPEFSILSKAITVAGLESTLSGMGPFTLFAPTNEAFDSLPYGMLDYLLKHTVPLKDVLLYHVVDGCFFSRGFPDGPVESMFVGEDLFIKHSPG from the exons ATGACCCTTCTCAAAGAAGTCCTAAAGATGCATGTGGTTTCTGGAAATGTTATGTCCATGTCTCTCAGTAACAACAAGATGTTGCAGGCTATGGGTGGAAATATGCTAAGAGCAAACATTTATATGCATGGTAAAACG CTTATTACCGTCAATGGAGCAGTCGTAGAAAGTTTTGACCACCGAGCCTCCAATGGTGTCGTCCATATTATCGACAGAGTCATTGAATTCAAGTCAACACATAACATTGTAGAACTTCTGAAGAACATACCCGAATTCTCAATTCTATCCAAAGCTATCACCGTCGCCGGTTTAGAAAGCACCTTATCAG GTATGGGCCCATTCACTCTCTTCGCACCAACAAATGAGGCCTTCGATAGTTTGCCTTATGGCATGTTAGATTATTTGTTGAAGCATACTGTTCCTTTGAAAGACGTGCTATTGTACCATGTCGTTGATGGCTGTTTCTTCAGTCGGGGCTTTCCTGATGGACCAGTAGAAAGTATGTTTGTCGGAGAGGACCTGTTCATCAAACATTCCCCAGGTTAG
- the LOC144447774 gene encoding galactose-3-O-sulfotransferase 2-like: MKTLSNLRGKLAYQRGSLIHQRTNTIISPLKLPCEPQRNFVFIKTDKTGGSTLATVLFRYGLKHDLVAALDDRLTVHMRMNGTSNSVMIHPYNCTNFPGYNFIANHLGYNRKALDKIIKDGKYFTILRSPITRAESAFYYYRYDDGYRQFSNPFSAYLQTFVSQNDTSITTRKLNDTHIFNATERIRKPNYSHMFNGNFNRLVGRPKLMNDTFIHNSIRKLDIEFDLIMLTEYYDESLVLLRKMMCWEYEDMVYRSHKIHGGMRMPITPDLERIIKKQSNLDWPLYEYFNKTFWEKVKRYEGDFEEDLAKLRSVQNEVDDQCLKPQQPRSDYCEMLGKDTGSTLQVVIKNQRKWDC, encoded by the coding sequence ATGAAAACACTAAGTAACCTGCGAGGTAAACTTGCCTATCAAAGAGGTAGCCTTATCCATCAACGAACGAATACAATAATATCACCCTTGAAACTTCCATGTGAACCTCAACGCAATTTTGTGTTCATAAAAACCGACAAAACCGGTGGCAGTACTCTGGCAACAGTTTTATTCCGGTACGGTTTAAAACACGATCTTGTTGCAGCTCTCGATGATAGATTAACAGTACATATGCGTATGAACGGAACGAGTAACAGTGTGATGATTCATCCCTACAATTGTACAAATTTTCCAGGTTACAACTTTATAGCAAACCACTTGGGTTATAATCGAAAAGCGCTGGATAAAATCATAAAGGATggcaaatattttacaattctgAGATCACCCATAACAAGGGCCGAATCCGCATTCTACTATTACCGTTATGATGACGGTTATCGTCAATTCTCAAATCCTTTCTCAGCTTATCTGCAAACCTTTGTCTCGCAAAAcgatactagtattactacacgAAAGCTGAATGATACTCATATTTTTAATGCCACTGAACGGATACGAAAACCGAATTATTCTCATATGTTTAATGGCAATTTTAACAGGTTAGTAGGTAGGCCTAAACTAATGAATGACACGTTCATCCATAATTCGATCAGGAAGCTCGATATCGAATTTGATTTAATAATGTTGACTGAGTACTACGACGAGTCACTCGTCTTACTGCGAAAGATGATGTGTTGGGAGTACGAAGATATGGTGTACAGGTCTCACAAGATTCATGGAGGAATGCGAATGCCTATCACACCGGATCTGGAAAGGATAATCAAAAAACAATCAAACTTGGACTGGccattatatgaatattttaacaaaacgTTCTGGGAAAAGGTCAAACGTTATGAGGGAGATTTTGAAGAGGATCTTGCAAAACTTAGATCTGTTCAAAATGAAGTTGATGACCAATGCCTCAAACCACAACAACCGCGATCTGACTATTGCGAAATGCTAGGAAAGGACACGGGTTCAACTTTGCAGGTTGTTATTAAAAACCAGCGGAAGTGGGATTGTTGA